The genomic stretch ATATCGTTACGGCAGGACTCACAGGTGAAGAAGAAATAATCACCGACGGACAGCTGAGACTGTTTCCCGGTGCTGTAGTCAAAGTGAAAGGCGACAAAACAAACTCGACAGGCAGGGCACCCTCATCAGGTAAATCAGCAGATAACTCGAAGAGCAAAACTGCCGGAGCCGGTGAATAGCCATGAATGTAACAGAGGTATTTATTAAACGACCAGTTATGACCACTCTTGTGGTTATAGCAATGGTATTTTTCGGTATCGTCGGCTATTTTAAACTGCCTGTAAGTTACCTTCCGGCTGTTGAATTCCCGACGCTTCAGGTCACGGCGACTCTCCCCGGTGGTAGTCCGTCTACAATGGCGTCATCTGTTGCCACGCCACTTGAAAAAGAATTTACGTCCATGCCGGGACTACGCACAATGAGTTCCGTAAACTCACTTGGGCAGACTCTCGTAACCTTACAGTTCGATCTGGACCGTAACATTGACGGGGCCGCGTCTGACACTCAGGCAGCTATCTCCCGTGCTAGCGGAAATCTGCCTTCCGACCTCCCGCAACCGCCCTACTATGAAAAGGTAAACCCTGCTGACGACCCTGTTCTATACATGGCGCTTTGGTCTGACTCTATGCCTATCTACAAGGTTAATGAGTACGTCACGACATTTCTTACCGACTCCATCTCTATGGTCAGCGGTGTTTCAAAAGTTGTCGTATATGGTGAATCCAAGCTTGCGGTAAGGGTTCGTGTTAACCCCGAAAAACTTGCAGCATGTGGCATTGATATTGACACCGTCCGTCAGGCTGTCGCGGAACAGAATGTTAAAGAGCCTGTAGGTACTCTGGATAACAAGCTGCAATCTGTTACCATTGAAGCTACCGGCCAGCTCAAAACAGCTGAGCAGTTTCTACCGATGATTTTCGAATCTGAAGATGGTAGGACAGTGCGCCTATCTGACATTGGAACAGTCGAAAACTCAATTAAAGCCGACAAAACAGGATCATGGGTCAACGGTAAACGCGCAGTTATCATCGCAATTCAAAAACAGCCGGGTTCCAATACAATTGCGGTTTGTGAAACAATCCTCAGTATGCTCCCGACTATCCGTCAGCAAATTCCTGCCGGAATCGATATGAACGTTTTATATGACCGTTCAATCCCAATTAAGGAAGCCGTTGATGATGTGCAGGAAACCCTGCTCCTTGCTGTCTTCTTTGTTATATGTGTTATCTTTTTCTTCCTGAAAAATATTTCCGCAACTCTCATTGCCGCAATTGCGGTTCCGGTCTCGATTATTTTCACCTTCGCCATTATGTTTGTGCTGGGTTATTCTCTGGACACCCTTTCGCTACTGGCCTTGACCCTTTCGGTCGGATTCGTGGTGGATGATGCCGTTGTTATGATCGAGAACGTCGTGCGCCATCTGGAAATGGGTAAAAAACCTTATGAGGCGGCTCTCGAGGGCGCAAAAGAAATTACCTTCACCATTGTTTCCATGACGTTGTCATTGTCGGTTGTTTTCATCCCGCTGATGTATATGTCCGGTATCATCGGACGCATTCTGCATGAATTCGCCATGACGATCACAGTCGCCATTCTTGCATCTGGAGTGGTGTCACTAACACTGACTCCCATGCTCGCAAGCCGTCTTCTGAAACCGGGAAGCAAGATTAACGAGCCTGATAAATTTAACGATTTTCTACTACGCAACTACGAACGCTCACTCCATTTTGTAATGCGTCATCGCCGGATGACCATGGGCGTAGCGGGACTGATTCTACTTGCAACCATCCATTTCTTTATGGTTATTCCTAAAGGATTCCTGCCAACCGATGACATGAGTTACTGTCAGGGTTTTGCGCAGGCCAAGCAGGGAATTTCCTACGAGTCCATGAAAAAGCATATTAGAGCTTTGGAGCCTATTCTTGCTGTTGATGAAAATATTAAGCATGTGATTATTGTCGCAGGTGTGCCAGTGCTCAATCAGGGTTTTATTTTCCCTATGCTTGTGCCACCAAAAGAGCGCGAAATGACCGCGGACGAAGTTGCTAGATCTTTGATGCAAAAGCTTAATAATGATCCGGGAATTGTTACATGGATTCAAAATCCGCCCATGATCAGGCTCACAGCTAAAACGTCTAAGAACCTTTATCAGTATACAATTCAAGCACCTGATCAAATGGAGCTGTTCGCCATTGCGCCAAAGTTTGAGCAGGCTCTTCACTCTATTCCATTTTTGACGGGTGTAAACTCAGATCTACTTGATAACAATCCTGAGCTTTGGGTCAAAATTGATAGAGACAAAGCTTCCTATTACGGGGTCACAGCTCACGACATAGAGAACACCCTGAACTCTGCATATTCGGAGCGTAAGGTCTCAACCATTTATGGAGATACGGATCAGTACTGGGTTATTCTCGAAGTGCTTCCATTCCATAAAAAAGATCCGCGCAATCTGATGAAGCTGCATGTTAAAAGCAAAAATGGAAAGCTTGTCCGACTTGATAACATTGCGTCTTTTGAAGAAAAACCCGGCCCTTTGCAGGTTAACCACACAGGCATGCTGCCTTCGGTTACCTACTCATTTAATATAGCCCCCGGTTTTTCATTAAGTGATGCAACAACGGCCATCAATGGGCTGGCATTAGAACTTCTGCCGGATACAGTTGTTTCAAACTTCGAAGGAACTGCCGACGAATTCCAGAAATCCATGAGCAGCGTTTTCTTCCTGCTCATGATTGCGATATTTATCATCTTCATTATTCTCGGTATTCTGTATGAAAGTTGGATTCAGCCGATTACCATTATCTCAGGACTTCCATCAGCTGCAATCGGCGGGCTCTTAACCCTGACCTTATTCGGTAAGGATCTAGATCTTTTCGGAGTGGTAGGGGTTATCATGCTGATTGGTATCGTTAAGAAGAACGCAATCATGGTCGTTGACTTCGCACTGGAAGCTGAGGAAAAAGACAATCTCACACCTGAACAGGCGGCAATTAAAGGATCTCTCGAAAGGTTCAGGCCTATCATGATGACCACAATTGCAGCCATCGCAGGTGCAATGCCGATTGCTCTAGGACTCGGAGCAGGGGCGCAGGCAAGACAGCCAATGGGTCTTGCAATCGTGGGTGGACTTATCCTCTCACAAGTTGTAACGCTTTACCTGACCCCTGTGTTCTACACATACATGGATACCTTCCAGAAGTTCCTCTACGAAAGAGGCAGAGCAAAACGCGATCTTCTCGGAATCCCACATAAGCACGATAGATAAAAAAAGGGGAAAGCCTAATAAGCTTTCCCCTTTTTAATGCCCTACACTTTCCGTTCATAATTTCCTGCTATTCACAATCTTTCAGCAAGCAATATTCACTGCTCCCCTTTACCGGCAGAACAACTCCCTGCGAACTTCTACCGTCTACTTTAATACCTAAAGGAGCCGGTAATCTTATGTGATTCACATACTCTCCCTCTTCCACGACAGGCTGCTCGGAAAACCATTCCCAATCCATTTTGTTGTCGGCTTTATCCGACACCATGAAATAGTTGATACCAAGTGTCGTTATATTATGGAAAAAGTGTGACCCCTGAGAAGGCTCAACCTTTAGACTTTCAACCGAAGTTTCGACTATGGCTGAAACGCCAGAAATGTCGGGCCACTCAACTGGAATTCCAAGCCAATGATCAGCAGAACCCCAGCGCCCCGGTCCAGCTAAAAGATATTTGCGGTCATTCTTCATCAGCTTGCCATTAAATTTAGCTATCTCAAGCGCTATTTCCCGGGACTTTGCTATATCAAAAACATCCGGCCTTACTATAAGGACATCCTCAACATCATTCTTCTCAGAATTACCAAGGGCATGGCTTGAAATGCAAACAGCCCGTTTCAAATCATCATCAGTGATATTCACATGATTCAAATCTGCTCGCGCACTCATGGGCCGGACTTGCAGCAGGTTAAATTCAGGCTTACGCCCATCATCATACATATTAACGCAAAATTCGATTTCAACAGGTCCGCCCATACCGTTTTCGGCAAGCAGGAGAACATCCTTCAAAACGGACGAAAGCGGAATGGATTTGTGTTTTAGCACTGGCGCGAACAAGATTACCTTCGGCCCCGGTACAGAGGCTGTATCTCTGATGCGTCCTTCCTGCACATCGTAAGTTGATGCAAGCATCTGAACAGGCGGGATCTCTTCAAAATCTGCGATATTCAGCTTCTCTAGATTAGCACCATCATGCAAAGTCCTTATTTCACTGCCATCCATTTTAAGGCCATAAAATGTAGTTTGCGCATTTTTCAGAGAGTCAGCAATTGTCGGACATTGCGGTAGAACTTTAGGGTAGCGCGGAGAAAATCTTAAGCATTGCTCACCATCAACAACAGACTTACCAATCCCCAAGGCGATTGATGCAACGCCATGTTCCGGCTTCATTTTCCCGAATGGATAATAATTGTAGGACTGACCTACACCTGAAATGGCAGGGAAAAAGTAATCACCATATTGCTGCCCTGCTACCTTCTGAATAATTACAGCCATTTTTTCTTCATCAGTTCGCTGATTCACTCGCTGAGAAAATGATTTGGGAGCTTTATAATATGTGGATGCCCATACAAGTTTGATTGCATCCACAAGCTGCGAAAGCCTTTTTTCGAGATCAGGATGATCATTTGAAATCATGTATGTGCTATATAACCCAGCGTAAGCCTGATACTGGGCATCTTCGAGAAGACTGGAAGAGCGAACTGACAACGGATATTTAACTTCATGTAAATATGCCCAGAGCTGAGCTTCGATCCAGCCGGGAAAGAATGCATCTGAAAAGATTTGCGCAACCTCTTTATCGTCCACATCAGCGGACGCAAGGTAGGAGAGGTTATTCATTTCCATGAAATCATCAAAGCCGGATGTTCCAATGGTCAAAGTCGTTGGAGCAAATATTTTCATTTCCGAATGCTTTTCATGCATCCACGGATTCCGGTTGAGCATTGAGCAAATAAAAGCCAACCCACGAGCCTTACCGCCAAGAGATCCCGAACCGATTTTTAAAAATTCTGTCTGCGGATCAAAGTCCTTTGGATTAAACGAAACAAGAACGCCCTGCTGCCTGCGTCTGCGCCTTGCAGCAATGAGCTTTAGTAAATATTGGCGGTGCGTTTCAACGTCAGGGAAATCCGCATCTTTCAAAGGACGTATTTTATTCGCCAGCCTAATCTCCGTTCTTGCATAAAACCAGCGCGAAAAATCATTCTTTTCACAGTGTCGTTTAAAAATATCTTGTGGAATATTACGAAGAATTTTCTCTAATGAGTACAAGCTTGATGCTCTGGATATTTCATTTTCATCCAAATCGCGGAAGACAAAATCCCCGAACCCAAGATGTTCTGTAACGAAACTTCGAACTTCCGACATCAAGTCAGGTGAGTTTTTATCAACAAAATACGCTGGAATTAGTACAGCCCGCTCAGCATTATCAGGCTCGTTGCTGGCTAGCAGCAATGGAATATCTTTCCTTTGAGCTTTAATTTCCTTCAAAAGCTCTATTCCAGAACGTCCGTAAAGCTTGCCTTCTTTGGGGAATCTGACGTCAGAAATAACGCCAAGAATATATGGTTCATACTTTTTGAACAGCTCTAAAGCATGCTCGTATGTGCTTGCAGTCAGGATTTTAGGGCGCGCACGCATGGTCAAAAGCCTGTGCTCAGAGTTTAGCCCCTCCTCAAGTAATGCCTGAGTCTGCCGGACAAGTTCCTTATAAAGGATAGGTAAAAAGGAGGCCAGATATCTAGGCGAATCCTCAACAACAATAATTACTCTAATTCCAACAGCTTCAGTATCATGCTCAACATTCAGCATATCTTCTAAATTCTTAACCATTGCGACCAGCAGTTCAGCATCACCGGACCAAACGAATTCACGATCAACCCCATGCATATGCTCAATATCAGATGCCCCGACCTGACGATGACTGAGCATTGCAACCGGAAGCCCCGGAACTTTTTCTTTGATCCTTCTGCCCATATCAAAACAATTCATATTAGATAGATGTGGCATGATGATTACGAGGTCGAAGCAATTACAGCCTAAAACTTCAAGAGCCTCATCAATATTCGAAACCCACGTCAGCCGTGGGGGGCTACTTAGGTTAAGCCCTCGATACTCACTGACAATCCTTTCTGAAATTTTACTATCTTCTTCCATAACCCAGGCATCATAAGGACTGGATATCAAAAGTATCTCTCTAACCTTAACCTGCATAAGGTCATGATAGAGACTGAATTTACGAGTCTGCTTTCCAGTAAACATATACTTAGTATCCATAACCTTTCCGCCCGAATTAAAATTTATTCCACAAAAAAGGGCGAAAAGCGAAAAACGCAATCCGCCCTTTGGGTGTGATTATTATGAAGAAACTTTTTATACAATACCCTGATCAAGCATTGCCTGAGCAACTTTTACAAAACCGGCTATATTTGCGCCGTTTACGTAATTAAACGGGGTTCCGTATTGGTCTGCAGTTTCCATGCAGGTTTTGTGAATATTTTTCATGATGACTTTAAGTCTCTGGTCAACTTCCTCTCTAGGCCATCCAAGGCGCATACTGTTCTGGCTCATTTCTAAGCCCGAAACTGAAACACCACCGGCATTGGCAGCCTTACCGGGACCGTAAAGCAACCCGTTATCAAGGAATATATTAACACCATCAGGAGTTGTCGGCATATTCGCGCCTTCAGAAAGGGCTGTCACACCGTTTGCAACAAGATTAGCTGCATCCTTAGCATTAATTTCATTCTGTGTCGCACAAGGGAAAGCACAGTCAGCTTTATGATCCCATAGTGGATTGTGGTCCGAATCGTGATCGATAGGAACATATACTGCTTCAGAGTATTTATCCGCGTATTCACTGACGCGCCCACGACGAACATTTTTGAGATTCATGAGATAATCAAGCTTTTCGCGATCAACGCCCTTTTCATCATATATATAACCAGATGAATCAGAAAAAGTGACAGGCTTACTGCCAAGCTCAATCAATTTTTCCATTGCAAATTGGGCAACATTACCAGCTCCAGAAACAAGGCTGGTTGTACCTTCAAAAGTTTTACCCTTTGTTGCGAGCATTTCCGCAGCAAAATACACAGCTCCATAACCCGTAGCCTCAGGGCGAATTAAACTTCCTCCCCAATTTAACCCCTTACCGGTAAGAACTCCGGTAAACTCATTGCGAACCTTTTTATACATTCCAAACAGGTAACCAATTTCACGGGCGCCAACGCCAATATCACCAGCAGGAATATCCGTATTAGGTCCGATATGACGTGAAAGCTCGAGCATGAAACTCTGGCAAAAACGCATAACTTCGTTATCAGACTTACCCTTAGGGTCAAAGTCAGAACCACCCTTACCGCCTCCCATAGGGAGTGAAGTAAGCGCGTTCTTAAATACCTGTTCAAAAGCGAGAAATTTTAAAATACCTAGATTTACAGATGGATGAAAACGAAGTCCGCCCTTATATGGACCGATTGCACTATTCATCTCGACTCTGAATCCGCGGTTAACGAAGACATCACCCTCATCATCAACCCAGGGAACACGGAACATTATAACACGCTCCGGCTCAACAATGCGCTCTAGAATACTTGCACTACGATACTCAGGATTACGATCAAGCACAGGCTTGATAGAATCGTAAACCTCGCTCACAGCCTGATGAAATTCCCTTTCGTTAGGGTCTCTATTAGTTACCAGCTCCAATATATCCATCCTAAAGCCTCCTCATCCCATTGAACCGTTGATTAATAAAGAAATTTGAATGTCATAAAGTATAAATCGTTTAATTATTTATTCCATCCCTAACACACTAAGTCCATACATCTTTTATAAAAAACAGGTAATTATCATCAGTTTTACTTTTTCCATTTATGTAATTCTCTAAAACAGTAACCATCTGCAAAAAAAGTTGCACTATTACAGAATCTTATTCACTCATACCCCTTTATTTGCCTTATAAAGTATCAAAATTACAACCCAAAATATACTTTTATACGGATACATACTTCCTGAAGCTTACACATTTGAAATTTTTTAGACATTTAATGAAAGAACTACCTTTAATATTGACAATAAGTAAATGCTCATTTACAAATTTACTCAATGAACACCAATAGCCCAATATTTTTCTTTTTTAGCTATTTTATATTTACCAGCCCTGTGGCTTGGTGGTGTTCGCTCGCGTAAATGCAAATTGAAAGAGTTTTCACCTAAGGCCGCAGGCTCTAAGCTCGCGGCCTTTTTTTATGCCGTCATCCCTACTTGAGCCTGTCGACAGAAAATGAAACTTTATTCAAAACAATCTGTTTTTTAAAAAAATAACATTTTGGGGGTATCATCATGATGTTAGGCTTAGGAAGCGTTGAGATCGCAATGGTCTTCTGGTTGTGCCTATTTGCTTCACTTGGATGTGTTGCTTACGGCATTCTCAACTGGAACAAAAAAGGTAAACCAGATGCAACGGCAGTAACTATTGATGTCAAGAAAGGAGACAAATAGATGGTTACTAAAATTGTCATTATCACCATTTACCTCGCAGTAATTTTCTACCTTGGTTTTAAGGGATGGCAGTCCACCAAGAAATCCACCGACTACATGCTTGCTGGCAGGCAGATGAACCCATTCATCATGGCAATGTCATACGGTGCAACTTTCGTATCTACTTCAGCGATCATCGGTTTCGGCGGCGCAGCCGGACTTTTCGGCTTCCCACTTCTATGGCTCACCCTTGCCACAATCGTAGTCGGTGTTTTCATCGCAATGGTTTTCTTTGGAAAAAGAACCAGGCGCATGGGACTAGCACTAGAAAGTCATACCTTCCCCGAGCTTCTCGGCAGACGTTATGATTCTAGATTCATTCAGGGTTTTGCGGGCGGAATCATATTCCTGTTCATCCCAATCTATGCGGCAGCAGTTCTTATCGGAATTTCTCGCATGATGGAAATTTCTTTCGGTATTCCTTACGGTACAGCTCTAATCATCATTAGTTTGATTCTCGCGGTTTACGTTATAACAGGCGGCATGAAAGCTGTTATGTATACCGATGCATTTCAGGGATTGATCATGGCAGTCATGATGATAATCCTCCTTATAGGTACATACGTAATGCTTGGAGGCGTAACAGAAGCTCATCAGACCTTAACGGACATGATGAATCTAATGCCGGAAAAACTCCAAAAAGGTGGAATGATAGGCTGGACGCAAGGAGCACGTTTCGGAACTCCTCTCTGGCTCGTCATATACACAACCATCGTTTACGGTGTTGGTGTCGGGGTTCTCGCTCAGCCACAGCTAGCAGTTAGATTCATGACAGTACCTTCAGACCGCGAACTTAACCGCGCCGTTCTATATGGTGGAATATTCATCCCGCTCATGACTGGTGTAGCTTTCACAGTCGGTGCGCTTTCTAACGCTGTTTTCTATAAGTCACTCGGTAAGATATCCATCGCAGTAGCTGGCGGAAACATGGATAAGATTATCCCCATGTACATTGAGCAGATGATGCCTTCATGGTTCTCATCTCTATTCCTCTTAGCAATGCTCGCAGCTGGTATGTCCACCCTATCTTCACAGTACCATGTAGGTGGAACTGCTCTAGGCAGAGACTTCTTCGAAAGATTCGTAAAAGTTTCCAGCGAAAAATCAGTTAAGATCACCCGCATAGGTGTAGCAATAACACTTCTTGCAGCCATTGCATGGGCATGGGTTCTTCCTCCGTCCATCATAGCGCGCGCAACGGCATTCTTCTTCGGACTATGTGCCGCGTCATTCCTTCCCATCTACGTTCTCGGACTGTACTGGAAAGGCATGACAAAGCTAGCTGCTAAAATTTCGCTGGTCGGCGGATTCAGTGCTTCCATGTTCTGGCTCCTCTTCGTTCATGCGAAGGAAGCAAAGGTCATCGGGCTTTGTAAAATTCTTACAGGTCAGGATACACTCGTTACCAACGCGACCAAAGGATCATGGGTATGGTTACTACAGTGGGTTGACCCGAACGTAGTGGCTCTGCCAGTATCCCTTTTACTTGCAATCGGAGTTGCGTTTGTAACAGCTAAAATGGACAAAGAGCATCTCAAACTGTGCTGGTCTAACATTTAAGCTTGAAGCACATAGATACTTATCCAAATAAAAAGGTCCGAAATTTTGCTAATGCAGAATTTCGGACCTTTTATTTTTCAATTCGTAACTACTATTTAGTAATCAAAAGCTTTTAATAATGAGCTTTTGTTTCAAATAATGATCAGGATTACTATTTTTTCATTTTCAATCTATTTTCAGTCTTAGGCATTCTTTTTAGCTCTATCTTATTAATAGGAGGCAAGGAGCAGGAATCGCTGCAACATGTGCCCTGCAAAAAACCCGTATATGTGTAGAAAATACGTTCTATCTTAGTTCGTCGTTCAGCAGGCAGTGGTTCTCTTTTATAATCCGCTACCATATGAAGAAGATCCTTATAATCGGGAATAGATCTCATTCCATGAGCAATAGTCTTTCCTGAAATAGCATCAAGCAGAAACGCATCCATAGAATCAGTAATAACAACATATGGAACGGGGCCACCCTGAAAAAGCTTACCTGCGCATACCGCTTCGCGCTCATAACTTCCCACATCGCCAGCACAGAACATAACGAGAAGAATGGGAAGACCCGCCGTATCGGAAATGACCAGGTCGATCATACGGCACATTTCTGCACCATCAATATCAAAACAAAGATCAACTTTCGCCTTTAGTGATTCTTTAGGATAACCGTGTTCTTCCACAAGAAGCTTAGCTAAAACCTGACGAAATTCTTCATACGTAGTTTCATCCATTTCTTCGCCGCTCAGGTAATCTCTTAGAGTTCCGCCCATGCTAACTTCGTGCATTCAAATCTCCATAATATATTTTCACATCTAAATTAAGTTCACGTTACTAAGATATAAGCACATTAAATTCTAATGCAACCATCCCCTCCTAAAAATATCATTAAATGCAATAGTAAATGTAAATCAAGAATCGTAGTGCACTTCAAGAAAAAATGTCATTCATGCTACAATACTGACAATCAACACTCCAACTTGACAACTTACATTCCAAAATGACATATAAGTTGAAACAAACAACATCAACCAAGAAGGTTACAATGAAAAATCAAACAACACACAACGTCATCAAAAAGGATTCTGCTGGTGTGCAAATTATGCCACCATCTGTTTTCCTCAGTTGTTTAGCAATTAGCATCTTCCTTGAGCTACTTTTTCCATGGCCAATTATCGTTGGAAACGAATTAACACTATTCATCATAGGAATAATTATCCTCGCAATGGGTATTACCTTCATGATGTGGGGACATGGACGCTTTCGGTCACTGGGTGTTAACGTGCCTACGAACATGCCAGTATCACGACTGGTAACAGACGGAGCGCATAAATACAGTCGCAACCCTATGTACATAGGCTTAATTTCGATTATTTTGGGACTGGGGGTTGCAGTAGACAGCGTATGGATACTAATCTCCGTCTTGCCAATGACCTTATATATTTCATACTATGTCATTCCCAAAGAAGAAGCGTATCTTGTCAGAACGTTTGGTGAAGATTATAAAAAATATCGCAACAACGTACGGAAATGGCTTTAATTATGAAAAAAAACAATTCATCAGGTGCTGAGTTACATACTTTATTCAAAGAAATAATTCGTATGGAAGCTATATTATCAGAAATAATAGATGAAGTTCATGAAAAAGCGGGAATGCGCACCTCTCAAATCAGACTGGCAAACACTCTACTAGAACTTGGGCAGACAACTGTCCCAGACATTGCTTATACTATGAAGGCTTCACGCCAATTCGTACAGACTGTAGTCAATGAACTGAAAAAAAAAGACATAATAAAATTCTTAGATAATCCACGTCACAAACGGTCCAAACTAGTTAAACTAACAGACAATGGTCAAAACATTCTGAATCAGGTTCGCAAAAATGAAGAAGCCATAATCCTACGAATATTACCTGATATAGATGCGACCAGAGTCAAGTCTGCCTATGAATTGCTCGCTAGCATTCGGAGAAAAATAACACCAGAAGACACATGATAGAATTAAGCAATAGTCAAAATATACAAGGAAACTATTCTAAATCTTCTAGGTTCATACCGCTTGTTTCGATTCGGAAGAACCACGTAACTACAGCTCCCAAGAGAGAGCAAACTACTAGGAAATAGAGAATTGCCTCCGTTCCGAAATCCTTTAGCAGAAACGGGAAAAAGAAAGCTGTTGCGACAGCGCCTATCTTTGCAAAAGAAGCTGCAAAACCTGCCCCCTTACCACGTATTTTCGTTGGAAAAACTTCACCTGCGATGAGATACGTAATCGCATTTGGACCAACATTCGTCATAAAACTAAACAGCATAAAACCGCTAAATAGGTACGCCATT from Maridesulfovibrio frigidus DSM 17176 encodes the following:
- a CDS encoding PEP/pyruvate-binding domain-containing protein; protein product: MDTKYMFTGKQTRKFSLYHDLMQVKVREILLISSPYDAWVMEEDSKISERIVSEYRGLNLSSPPRLTWVSNIDEALEVLGCNCFDLVIIMPHLSNMNCFDMGRRIKEKVPGLPVAMLSHRQVGASDIEHMHGVDREFVWSGDAELLVAMVKNLEDMLNVEHDTEAVGIRVIIVVEDSPRYLASFLPILYKELVRQTQALLEEGLNSEHRLLTMRARPKILTASTYEHALELFKKYEPYILGVISDVRFPKEGKLYGRSGIELLKEIKAQRKDIPLLLASNEPDNAERAVLIPAYFVDKNSPDLMSEVRSFVTEHLGFGDFVFRDLDENEISRASSLYSLEKILRNIPQDIFKRHCEKNDFSRWFYARTEIRLANKIRPLKDADFPDVETHRQYLLKLIAARRRRRQQGVLVSFNPKDFDPQTEFLKIGSGSLGGKARGLAFICSMLNRNPWMHEKHSEMKIFAPTTLTIGTSGFDDFMEMNNLSYLASADVDDKEVAQIFSDAFFPGWIEAQLWAYLHEVKYPLSVRSSSLLEDAQYQAYAGLYSTYMISNDHPDLEKRLSQLVDAIKLVWASTYYKAPKSFSQRVNQRTDEEKMAVIIQKVAGQQYGDYFFPAISGVGQSYNYYPFGKMKPEHGVASIALGIGKSVVDGEQCLRFSPRYPKVLPQCPTIADSLKNAQTTFYGLKMDGSEIRTLHDGANLEKLNIADFEEIPPVQMLASTYDVQEGRIRDTASVPGPKVILFAPVLKHKSIPLSSVLKDVLLLAENGMGGPVEIEFCVNMYDDGRKPEFNLLQVRPMSARADLNHVNITDDDLKRAVCISSHALGNSEKNDVEDVLIVRPDVFDIAKSREIALEIAKFNGKLMKNDRKYLLAGPGRWGSADHWLGIPVEWPDISGVSAIVETSVESLKVEPSQGSHFFHNITTLGINYFMVSDKADNKMDWEWFSEQPVVEEGEYVNHIRLPAPLGIKVDGRSSQGVVLPVKGSSEYCLLKDCE
- a CDS encoding sodium:solute symporter family protein: MVTKIVIITIYLAVIFYLGFKGWQSTKKSTDYMLAGRQMNPFIMAMSYGATFVSTSAIIGFGGAAGLFGFPLLWLTLATIVVGVFIAMVFFGKRTRRMGLALESHTFPELLGRRYDSRFIQGFAGGIIFLFIPIYAAAVLIGISRMMEISFGIPYGTALIIISLILAVYVITGGMKAVMYTDAFQGLIMAVMMIILLIGTYVMLGGVTEAHQTLTDMMNLMPEKLQKGGMIGWTQGARFGTPLWLVIYTTIVYGVGVGVLAQPQLAVRFMTVPSDRELNRAVLYGGIFIPLMTGVAFTVGALSNAVFYKSLGKISIAVAGGNMDKIIPMYIEQMMPSWFSSLFLLAMLAAGMSTLSSQYHVGGTALGRDFFERFVKVSSEKSVKITRIGVAITLLAAIAWAWVLPPSIIARATAFFFGLCAASFLPIYVLGLYWKGMTKLAAKISLVGGFSASMFWLLFVHAKEAKVIGLCKILTGQDTLVTNATKGSWVWLLQWVDPNVVALPVSLLLAIGVAFVTAKMDKEHLKLCWSNI
- a CDS encoding efflux RND transporter permease subunit, with amino-acid sequence MNVTEVFIKRPVMTTLVVIAMVFFGIVGYFKLPVSYLPAVEFPTLQVTATLPGGSPSTMASSVATPLEKEFTSMPGLRTMSSVNSLGQTLVTLQFDLDRNIDGAASDTQAAISRASGNLPSDLPQPPYYEKVNPADDPVLYMALWSDSMPIYKVNEYVTTFLTDSISMVSGVSKVVVYGESKLAVRVRVNPEKLAACGIDIDTVRQAVAEQNVKEPVGTLDNKLQSVTIEATGQLKTAEQFLPMIFESEDGRTVRLSDIGTVENSIKADKTGSWVNGKRAVIIAIQKQPGSNTIAVCETILSMLPTIRQQIPAGIDMNVLYDRSIPIKEAVDDVQETLLLAVFFVICVIFFFLKNISATLIAAIAVPVSIIFTFAIMFVLGYSLDTLSLLALTLSVGFVVDDAVVMIENVVRHLEMGKKPYEAALEGAKEITFTIVSMTLSLSVVFIPLMYMSGIIGRILHEFAMTITVAILASGVVSLTLTPMLASRLLKPGSKINEPDKFNDFLLRNYERSLHFVMRHRRMTMGVAGLILLATIHFFMVIPKGFLPTDDMSYCQGFAQAKQGISYESMKKHIRALEPILAVDENIKHVIIVAGVPVLNQGFIFPMLVPPKEREMTADEVARSLMQKLNNDPGIVTWIQNPPMIRLTAKTSKNLYQYTIQAPDQMELFAIAPKFEQALHSIPFLTGVNSDLLDNNPELWVKIDRDKASYYGVTAHDIENTLNSAYSERKVSTIYGDTDQYWVILEVLPFHKKDPRNLMKLHVKSKNGKLVRLDNIASFEEKPGPLQVNHTGMLPSVTYSFNIAPGFSLSDATTAINGLALELLPDTVVSNFEGTADEFQKSMSSVFFLLMIAIFIIFIILGILYESWIQPITIISGLPSAAIGGLLTLTLFGKDLDLFGVVGVIMLIGIVKKNAIMVVDFALEAEEKDNLTPEQAAIKGSLERFRPIMMTTIAAIAGAMPIALGLGAGAQARQPMGLAIVGGLILSQVVTLYLTPVFYTYMDTFQKFLYERGRAKRDLLGIPHKHDR
- the gdhA gene encoding NADP-specific glutamate dehydrogenase; this translates as MDILELVTNRDPNEREFHQAVSEVYDSIKPVLDRNPEYRSASILERIVEPERVIMFRVPWVDDEGDVFVNRGFRVEMNSAIGPYKGGLRFHPSVNLGILKFLAFEQVFKNALTSLPMGGGKGGSDFDPKGKSDNEVMRFCQSFMLELSRHIGPNTDIPAGDIGVGAREIGYLFGMYKKVRNEFTGVLTGKGLNWGGSLIRPEATGYGAVYFAAEMLATKGKTFEGTTSLVSGAGNVAQFAMEKLIELGSKPVTFSDSSGYIYDEKGVDREKLDYLMNLKNVRRGRVSEYADKYSEAVYVPIDHDSDHNPLWDHKADCAFPCATQNEINAKDAANLVANGVTALSEGANMPTTPDGVNIFLDNGLLYGPGKAANAGGVSVSGLEMSQNSMRLGWPREEVDQRLKVIMKNIHKTCMETADQYGTPFNYVNGANIAGFVKVAQAMLDQGIV
- a CDS encoding symporter small accessory protein; amino-acid sequence: MMLGLGSVEIAMVFWLCLFASLGCVAYGILNWNKKGKPDATAVTIDVKKGDK